The Polyangium aurulentum genomic interval CGGCTGAAGGCGGGCGCCGCCAAGAAGAACGAATCGGGCGGCTGAGGAGGAGAGGCTATCGAGCGCGTTCGACCTCGAGCGACGCGCTCGAGCCCGCCTGGGGCACGCCGGGCTTCTGCACGCGCACCCGCGCCCGGCGGGTGGGGAAGCGCGTGAGCAGCGCGTCCACGACCGTCTGCGCCACGGTCTCGATCAGATTGAAATGCCGCTCGGCCAGGATCGCCCCGATGGTGGCCGCCACCTCGGCGTAATCGATCGTGCGCCCGAGCGCGTCCGTCGGCGCGGCGGCGGCGGCATTCACCTCGAACTCGATCGTGAACGTCAACGTCTGCGTCCGGCGGCGCTCGCTCGGATAGACGCCGATGCGCGCAGGGAAGGTGAGGCCCTCGATCCGGAGCAGATCCGGCCCCGTCGCGCGCGGAGGCTGCGCGATCGGGATGCCGCACGCGAGCCCCGCGCAGATGGCCTTGGCCGCGACGGCGCCGTGACCGAGCGCCGTGGAGAGCGTGGGCGCCTCGCGGCAGCAGACGTCGCCCACGGCCCACACGCCCTCGCGCGAGGTGCGCTGGAGCCGGTCGACCACGACATACCCCTGCGCGTCGAGCGCGAGCGGCAATCCCTCGGTGTTGGGCGCCGGGCCGATGCAGACGAAAGCGACGTCGAAGTCGAGCGCCTCCACGCCCTTGGGCCCGCGCAGGCGCGCTCGCTCCGCGCGGTCGTTCCCCTCGAACGCCTCGACCACGGTGAAAGGCCGGAGGGTGACGCCGGGGAGCCCGCGGACGGCCGCCTGCTGCGCGGCGCGCGCCGAGTAGCGGTCGCTGCGGTGGACGAGCGTGATCTGCCGGGCGTGGGGCGCCGTGAGCCTCGCGTGCTCGAATGCGTCGTCGCCGCCGCCGATCACGAGGATGCGCATGCCGCGCCATCGCGCCGGGTCGGGCCCGACGTTGTATTCGACGCCCTTGCCGAGGAACCCCTGCTCGTTCGGCACGCCGAGCGCTCGGTGCCGGACGCCCGTCGCGACCACCACCGCCGACGCATCGAGCGACAGCCCCTGCTCCGCGCAATGCACCCGCAAGGCGCTCGGGTCGAGCCAAGCGCGATGGCCATAACGAACCTCGATGCGCGCCGCCGCGAGCTGCCGGACGAGCGACTGCGCCACATCCTCCGCGCGCGCGCCCGGCAGACCCGGAAGGTTCTCGAGGGGCGGGTGAATGGCGTGGAGCTGCCCGCCAAGGCGCTCGGCGCCTTCGAGCACGACGACGGGCAGCCCGAGGTCCGCGCACCACAGCGCCGTGCTCGCGCCGGCCGGACCGGCGCCGAGGACGACGACGGGAGCGTTGGACATCCCCATTCTCCGTGAGAGGTTTGCCGCCTTCAGCCTTCGTCGACCGGCGCCCTGAGCGGCTCGCCCGCGGGGGCCGTGCGCGAGATGCTGAACGGGGGCAGCGAGTGGCCCATGCGCAGCCGCTTCGCCTCGAGATAGCCGGCGCTGAACGGATTGGCCTCCACCACGGCCGGCGCGCGCTCGACCTCGAGCCCGAGATCCCGCATCGCCTGCACCTTGAGCGGGTTGTTGGTCATGAGCGCGATCGATGCGACGCCCAGGTGCTCGAGCACGGCCGCGGCGCCGCCGTAATCACGCGCGTCGTCGGGGAGCCCGAGCAGGCGATTGGCGTCCACCGTGTCGTGCCCGCGCGATTGCAGGTCGTACGCGCGAATCTTGTTGGGCAGCCCGATCCCGCGGCCCTCCTGGCGCAGGTAAATCAAGACGCCCTGCCCGCGACGGGCGATCTCGGCTTGCGCGGCCTCGAGCTGCTCGCGGCAGTCGCATTTCAGCGAGCCGAAGACCTCGCTCGTCAGGCATTCCGAGTGGACCCGGACGAGGACGGAGGACTTGCCCCGCACGTCACCCATGATGAGCGCCACATGGTCGGGGGACAGGCCGCTTGCCGTATCGTGCCCACCCCAGTGGAACACCATCATCTCGAAGAGACCCACCCGCGTCGGCACCGGGGCCTTCGCAAGGATCTCGAGTCGAGGCCGGATCACCGCATCGGGGACGTACATCTCGCTCTCCTTCTGTTGTCGTCGCGGACGGACAGTCGTATAGCATTGTCCGTCCGCGCTCGCGGTCTGCGTTCTCTGGAACTTACCGCGATGCCCTTACGTAGCGTAGGGACCCGTCCGGGGCAAGCCAGGGAGCGCCCGAACGCCCGCTTGAAATGAGACTGCCGCGCCTGGCCGCTCCTCGGCGCCGCGACCTTGCTCGGCGCTGGCATGCGCGCCTTGGTTGTCCCCTCCCCCCGCCCGCCGCCCCCTCATGAGCCTCCTGCCCACCCTGGTCGTCTTCGTCGCGACGTACGTGCTGATCGCGTTCCGCAGGCTGTCGATCCTCCCCGTCGGCCGGCCCGCGGGCGCGCTCGCGGGCGCATGTGCCATGGTCGGCCTCGCGTCGCTCGACCCGCGCTGGGGCATCGCTCCCAACGAGGCGTTCGCGTCCGTCGAGCCCAACACGATCGGCCTGCTCCTCGGCATGATGCTGATCACCGCAGCCCTCGCCGACGCCGGCTTCTTCGAGCTCGCCGCAGGCTGGCTCGTCGCCCGACGTCCCTCGCCCGTGCGCCTGCTCTACGGGGTCACGATCGGCGCCGGGCTGCTCTCGGCCGTGCTCGTCAACGACCCGGTGTGCGTCCTGCTCGCCCCCGTCGTCGACGCGACGGCGCGGCGCGCACGCCTCCAGCGCGTTCCGTACCTGCTCGCCCTCGCCATGGGCGCCAACGCCGGCAGCGCCATGACGCTCGCCGGCAACCCGCAGAACATGCTCGTCGCGCACCTGTCCGGCATCCCCTACCGGAGCTACCTCGTGCACGCCGGGCCCGCGGGCCTCGTCGCGCTGTTCGTCAGCGCAGCCGTCCTGCACCTTCTCTTCCGCAAGAGCCTCGCCTCGACGAACGACGCCCCGAAGAGCGTGCCCCCGCCCGCCGCGTCACCCCGCGACCTGCGCCTGGCGATGGCCATCGTCCTGGCCGTCTCGGTCGCCTTCCTCGCCGGCGCGAACCTCGCCTTCACCGCGCTCACCGGCGCCGCCACGCTCATGCTCGTGCGCAAGCGCGATCCCGGAGCGCTCTTCGGCCGCGTCTCGTGGACCGTGCTCGTCTTCTTCGGCGCCCTCTTCATCGTCGCCGCCGCCTTCCAGCGCACGGGCCTCGTCGAGGCCGCCCTCGACTCCACCCGCCCCTACCTGCCCACGGACCCCGCCGCATCGATCGCCGCGCTCTCGGGCATCCTCACGGTCGGCTGTCAGGTCGTCAGCAACGTCCCCTTCATCCTGCTCGCCGAGCCCTGGATCAAGACGCTCCCCGATCCCACCCTCGCCTGGACCGTCACCGCCGTCGCCTCGACCCTCGCGGGCAACCTCACGCTGCTCGGCTCGGTGGCGAACATCATCGTCGTCGAGACCGCCGGCGCGGAGGAGGAGATCGGCTTCTGGACCTACCTGCGCGCAGGCCTGCCCGTCACGATCGCCTCGATGATCGCGGCCATCGGCCTGCTGCTCGTCATGCGCTAGTCAGTCGGGCGCCGACGCGAGCAGCTCGTTGAGCACATGGAGCGGGTAGCGCTGCTCGCTCTCGCTGAGGCCGTCCTTCACCCGCGCGATGAGCGTCCAGAACACCACGTTGATCACCGTCTCGAGCATCTGCAGGCGCTTCTTCGCCTCGGCGTCTCGCGTGTCGGTGCAGATCGCGCGCGCCAGGTGCCCGAGCGCGCGCTCGGCCGGCGTGCTCTCGTCCTCGCTCGCGAGCCCCACGACGCCGATCGACGCCTCCTCGTCAGGCGCGAGCCGCAGCGGGAAGCACAGGATCCAGCGGTAGCTCCGCGCGAAGAGCCGGTGGTGCTCGGGGCTCGGCTGGTAGATGATCGACCTCGCCGCGTGCGCGTCCCGATGCCACGCCGCCGTCGTGCTGAAGCGGAACGCATGCCCCGCGACGCCGCTGCCGCACGCGAAGCGCGCCGCCCACGACTGCGGCCAGAACTGCCCGAACGCCGGGCAGAGAAGCCGCTGCGAGCTGTCCCAGATCTGCCCCGTCCACGACCCGCGCTCTCCGAGCAGCCCGGTCGCCTGCGCCCCTCCGTGCGTGCTCAAGGGCGACCCCGTCACGATCTTGTAGATGGACGTCCCCACCGCCTCGGTGAGCTTCGCCGAGAGCGACTGCGACGAGACGGGCTTGCCGCAGCAGCGCTCGAGGATCGCCCGCGCCGTCCACTTCGCCGCCTCGGGATACTCCTTGCCGGGGTTGCCCGGTTTGTAGGCGAGCGAGTAGCGGTAGCCGACGATCGGCCCCGGGATCTTCAGCTCCACGTGCGTCTTGCCGACGATGAAGTGCGACCTGCACCGCTCCTGCTCGAACTCGACCGGCTCCCAGCGCTTCTCGCCGAACTGCTCGGTCAGGCGCTCGACCATCGGGTAGGCCTCCTCGACCGTCGCGCCCGAGCCCTCGGAGAACACGAGCGCGAGCGTGAGGTTGTCGCACTCGAACCGGATCACGTGCGAGCGCACGTCGTAGCCGTCGTCGAGGTTCGGATACCAGCGATCGCGCTTCTCGAGCATGTGCAGCTCGGCCTTGGTCAGCGCCACCGCGTTGGCGAGGTGGTAGCTCCAGGTCAGGTTGCGCTCGGTCCTGTCGGCGCCCGCCAGCATGAAGCGCACGCGGCCGTCGCCGAGGTGCTCCTCCTTCACCTCGCGCCGCCCGCGCCAGGTCGTGGCGCGAGGTTCGGCCTGGTAGTTGTTGTAGGGCGGCTCGAGGATCGCGAGCGGCGTCTCGACCGGCGCCACGAAGTCGCGCAGCTCGACGTCGACCACCGCGACCCCGTCGTCGCCCACGGTCCAGATGCGCGAGTGCTGCCGCGCCTTCACCACGCGCTCGGCCTGGTTCACCGGCTCCCAGTTGACCTCGAAGTACTTACGCTTCGGCTCGAGCGTGTACTCCCCGGCCTCGCCGTCGCGCTCGTACGACTCGACGCTGACCGTGCTCGGGCTGAGCCGTACGACCGAGAACTGGTTCCCAACCGCGCCGGGACGCTCGTGCGCGGCCGCGCCGAGAGAGCCCGTGGAGATGATCACGAAGCGGCTCTTGAACAGCTCGACGAGCTTCGAGCTCTCCTGGTGCGTATGTCCATGGAAGCCGATGCGGAAGCCCGCCGCGTAGAGCGTGCCGACGTCTTGCAGGGTCAGGTAGTCGGGCCGGCCTCGCTCGCTCGTGAAGCCGTGGTGCCAGACCGCGACGCGCAGTGTGTCGCGGTCGACGATCGAGTTGGCGAAGTCGCGCGCGGCGGACACGGCGCGCGTGCTCACGGCGGCGCCGGTCCAGTAGCGGTCGTTGCGGTGGCACGAGTTGAAGCCGAAGAAGGCGACCTTCTCCTGCGGGAACACGTGCGCCGACCAGTGCTCGCGCTCGTTCGGGTCGAGCAGGTTGAAGAGGCGTCCGCGACCATCCAAGGAGTCGCCGTAGAAGCGGTCGAAGAATCGCTGAACGTTCGCGAGCCGCTTGTTGTACTCGGCGCCGGGCCGCAGCTTGATGAGATCGAGGTGCCCGAAGCGGCCCACGTCGATGCGAAGATCGGCGAGATCGGGCGAGCGCCGGAGCTTCTGCATCTCCTGCTCGATCAGATCGAAGTCGTGCGCGGTGCGTAGCGACGCGAGGCGCACGGGCTCGCCGATGTCCGCGCCCCAGTCGACGTCGTGGTTGCCCGGGACGAAGATGATGCGCGCACGATCCTTCCCCTCGACCAGCGGCATGAGCCGCGTCTCGGCGAAAGAAAGGAGCTCGTCGTACTCCGCAGCGGTCCCGCGCTGCGTCAGATCGCCGCTGACGACGATGAAAGCAAACGGGTTCGGATGCAGCGTCTGCAGCGCCTGGGCTGGGTGCATCCAAACGTCATCGAGCGACTGTCCTGGTTCGGTAACGTGAAGATCCGAGAGGTGCAGTATGTACATTCAGGCCAGCGCTTCTTCAGCGCATGGGCCGCTGCCGCCTAGCGGCCCGATCCGTTGCGCCGCCTCGACGACGAAGCGGACGAGGAAGGCTCGCCGACGGCGGCGAGCGCTTGCTCCGATTGCGAGAAGGAGCCCGCGAAGAGCTCCTTCGTGTAGCGGATGGCTTGCAAGGCCACCGCGCGATCGATGACGAACGGCTCGCGCACGAGCACCACTGCATCTTGAAACGGCGTCTCGCCACGGGGCATTACAGCCTCGGCCGCGGCGTTCGATCTGCGCTTGACGCTCATCGATCATTCTCCCTACAGAGCCGGTTCCTTCAGGCTTTCCAGAAAGCCTCGGCCCGATCCGCCAGGTGCGCACATGGCTGCGCACACCAAGACCGACCGCGCGACGAAGTGACGGCGATCGAGATGCGGATCGCTGCGTCACGGTCTGCACGGTCCCCATCGGACGACATGCGCCCGATCGTACACGATGTGTGCCGGAAGCAAGCCTGGAACGACAGCCTACTGTCGCTTTCATGATGTCCGGGGCGAACCGGCAAGGGTCGTGAAAATTCAGGAACGTCTATTGCAAGGTCTGTCCACGCCCTGTCCGTAAGCTGTCCACGTAGTTTTAACACGCAGCTTGGTCGGTATTTTCCGCTCCGCATGACAGAAATGCGTCGAGCGCGAATCGCCCTCAGGCGTGGGGGGGAGGTGCCACCGGCTCGCCCAGCGACGGCGACTGTGCAGGCTTGACGCGCTGCAGCTTTGTCGAGATGCGGTCGGCGACGACGTAAAACGCGGGCACGACGAGCAAGCTCAAGCCTGTCGAGATCACGAGGCCTCCGATCACCGCGATCGCCATCGGCGCGCGCACCTCCGAGCCCTCTCCGAGCGCGAGCGCAGACGGGATCGCCGCCATCAACGTCGCCATGGACGTCATCAGGATCGGGCGAAGACGCACCGGCCCGGCCTCGAGCATCGCCTCGAGCGCGCCTTTTCCTTGGTGTCTCAGCTCGGTCGCGTAGTCGACCAGGATGATCGAGTTCTTCTTCACGATCCCCATCAGCAAGATGATCCCGATCATGCTGAAGATGTTGAGCGTTTGACCCGTGAGCAGCAGCGCGAACGCCGCGCCCGCGACGGACAAGGGCAGGATCGTCAAGACCGTGACCGGGTGCAGGAACGAGTTGAACTGCGACGCGAGCACCATGTACGCGACGAGGATGCCCAGGATCAGCGCGAAGACGAGGCCGCTGCTCGACTCCTGGAACGTCACGCTCGCGCCGCCCAGGACCAGCCGGTAGCCCGTGGGCATGTCCTTGCCGAGCCGCTCGACCATCGCGAGCGCCTCGCTCTGGCTCTTGCCCGGCGCGATGTTGCCGAACACCGTGATCGCGCGCTCGCGATCGCGCCGCGTGATCGCTTGCAGCGCGGGCTGCTCCTCGTACGTCACGAGCGACGACAGGGGCACCAGCTCCCCCGTCTTCGTGCGCAGCTTCAGCCGCGACAGGTCCTCCGGCCGCGAGCGCTGATCCGCGAGCAGCCGCAGCCTCACGTCGACGCGCCTGCCGCCCGTCGAGTACTTGCCCACGCGCGAGCCGCCGACGAGCGCGTTCACCGTCGTCGCGATCTCCTCGACCGAGATCCCGAGGTCCGCCGCGCGCTGGCGGTTCGGCACGATCTTCAGCTCGGGCATGCCGAGCTGGTAGTCGGTGTCCAGGTCGACCACGAGCCCCGACTGCTGCAGCTCCGAGCGTATCCGATCGCTCTGCGCCACCAGCTCGTTCCACTCCCCGCCGCGGATCGAGAACTCCACCGGGAAGCCGCGCTGCGCCGTGAAGCCCGCCTGCGACAGGTCCTGCACGACCGCGCGCAAGCCCGGGATCGTGTTCAGCTCCTTGCGCAGGACCGCGCCGAACTCGTTCTGCGTCATCTGCCGCTCGTTGCGCGGCTTCAGGGTCACGAACATGACGCCGCTGTTCACCGCGCCGCCCCCGCCGAACCCGCCCACGACCGCGAACACGCGCTCGACCTCGGGTTTGACGTTCACGATCGCCTCGGCGCGCCGCATCAACGCGTCCGTCTCGCCGATGTCCGAGCCCACCGCCGTCGTGAACCGCACCATCAAGCGGCTCTGATCCTGCGACGGGACGAACTCGCTCGGGAGCTGCTTGAACGCGAGCCCCGCCCCCACGAACAGCCCCAGCCCGATCAGGAGCACGACGGCCGGCACCTTCATGCCCTTCGCGAGCAGCCACCCGTAGGCCGCGGCGAGCTTGTCGAACGCCCGGTCCACGAACAGGCCCACGCGGCTCCGGTGCTCGCGCGAGGTCGTCAGGAGCTGCGCGCACCGCGCGGGCGCGAG includes:
- the folB gene encoding dihydroneopterin aldolase, whose protein sequence is MSNAPVVVLGAGPAGASTALWCADLGLPVVVLEGAERLGGQLHAIHPPLENLPGLPGARAEDVAQSLVRQLAAARIEVRYGHRAWLDPSALRVHCAEQGLSLDASAVVVATGVRHRALGVPNEQGFLGKGVEYNVGPDPARWRGMRILVIGGGDDAFEHARLTAPHARQITLVHRSDRYSARAAQQAAVRGLPGVTLRPFTVVEAFEGNDRAERARLRGPKGVEALDFDVAFVCIGPAPNTEGLPLALDAQGYVVVDRLQRTSREGVWAVGDVCCREAPTLSTALGHGAVAAKAICAGLACGIPIAQPPRATGPDLLRIEGLTFPARIGVYPSERRRTQTLTFTIEFEVNAAAAAPTDALGRTIDYAEVAATIGAILAERHFNLIETVAQTVVDALLTRFPTRRARVRVQKPGVPQAGSSASLEVERAR
- a CDS encoding efflux RND transporter permease subunit; this encodes MSLTEACLRKPVLAWMMMAATIVFGIVAATRIGISQFPDVDFPTINVSVTWEGAAPEVVEHDVVEQIEEAVVQVEGVKSITSSSRQGSASITVELDLSRNIDAALQDVQAKVSQAQRRLPLDIDPPVISKSNPEDQPILWVGLMGAFPQQVLSDYARYQLKEKLQTVPGIGEVTMGGYLERNVRIWIDADKLAAKSLTVSEVTNALRREHVELPAGRIETSGREVNVRVMGEALDLATLRRIVVREQPTGATYLEDVAIVEDGFEDVRRMSRVMGLPSQGIGIKKQRGANAVAVAGGVKEKLEEIKKTLPEGMEVQILNDSTTFIEHSVHEIELELVLAVALTALVCWLFLGSLSSTLNVILAIPMSLLGTVAVIYFLGFTLNTFTLLGLSLAVGIVVDDAIMVLENIFRHAEQGKERMRAAREGTAEITFAALAATVAVIAIFIPVVFMEGIIGKYFLQFGVTLCVAVALSYIEAITLAPARCAQLLTTSREHRSRVGLFVDRAFDKLAAAYGWLLAKGMKVPAVVLLIGLGLFVGAGLAFKQLPSEFVPSQDQSRLMVRFTTAVGSDIGETDALMRRAEAIVNVKPEVERVFAVVGGFGGGGAVNSGVMFVTLKPRNERQMTQNEFGAVLRKELNTIPGLRAVVQDLSQAGFTAQRGFPVEFSIRGGEWNELVAQSDRIRSELQQSGLVVDLDTDYQLGMPELKIVPNRQRAADLGISVEEIATTVNALVGGSRVGKYSTGGRRVDVRLRLLADQRSRPEDLSRLKLRTKTGELVPLSSLVTYEEQPALQAITRRDRERAITVFGNIAPGKSQSEALAMVERLGKDMPTGYRLVLGGASVTFQESSSGLVFALILGILVAYMVLASQFNSFLHPVTVLTILPLSVAGAAFALLLTGQTLNIFSMIGIILLMGIVKKNSIILVDYATELRHQGKGALEAMLEAGPVRLRPILMTSMATLMAAIPSALALGEGSEVRAPMAIAVIGGLVISTGLSLLVVPAFYVVADRISTKLQRVKPAQSPSLGEPVAPPPHA
- the ribA gene encoding GTP cyclohydrolase II, whose amino-acid sequence is MYVPDAVIRPRLEILAKAPVPTRVGLFEMMVFHWGGHDTASGLSPDHVALIMGDVRGKSSVLVRVHSECLTSEVFGSLKCDCREQLEAAQAEIARRGQGVLIYLRQEGRGIGLPNKIRAYDLQSRGHDTVDANRLLGLPDDARDYGGAAAVLEHLGVASIALMTNNPLKVQAMRDLGLEVERAPAVVEANPFSAGYLEAKRLRMGHSLPPFSISRTAPAGEPLRAPVDEG
- a CDS encoding metallophosphoesterase family protein, producing MYILHLSDLHVTEPGQSLDDVWMHPAQALQTLHPNPFAFIVVSGDLTQRGTAAEYDELLSFAETRLMPLVEGKDRARIIFVPGNHDVDWGADIGEPVRLASLRTAHDFDLIEQEMQKLRRSPDLADLRIDVGRFGHLDLIKLRPGAEYNKRLANVQRFFDRFYGDSLDGRGRLFNLLDPNEREHWSAHVFPQEKVAFFGFNSCHRNDRYWTGAAVSTRAVSAARDFANSIVDRDTLRVAVWHHGFTSERGRPDYLTLQDVGTLYAAGFRIGFHGHTHQESSKLVELFKSRFVIISTGSLGAAAHERPGAVGNQFSVVRLSPSTVSVESYERDGEAGEYTLEPKRKYFEVNWEPVNQAERVVKARQHSRIWTVGDDGVAVVDVELRDFVAPVETPLAILEPPYNNYQAEPRATTWRGRREVKEEHLGDGRVRFMLAGADRTERNLTWSYHLANAVALTKAELHMLEKRDRWYPNLDDGYDVRSHVIRFECDNLTLALVFSEGSGATVEEAYPMVERLTEQFGEKRWEPVEFEQERCRSHFIVGKTHVELKIPGPIVGYRYSLAYKPGNPGKEYPEAAKWTARAILERCCGKPVSSQSLSAKLTEAVGTSIYKIVTGSPLSTHGGAQATGLLGERGSWTGQIWDSSQRLLCPAFGQFWPQSWAARFACGSGVAGHAFRFSTTAAWHRDAHAARSIIYQPSPEHHRLFARSYRWILCFPLRLAPDEEASIGVVGLASEDESTPAERALGHLARAICTDTRDAEAKKRLQMLETVINVVFWTLIARVKDGLSESEQRYPLHVLNELLASAPD
- a CDS encoding SLC13 family permease, yielding MSLLPTLVVFVATYVLIAFRRLSILPVGRPAGALAGACAMVGLASLDPRWGIAPNEAFASVEPNTIGLLLGMMLITAALADAGFFELAAGWLVARRPSPVRLLYGVTIGAGLLSAVLVNDPVCVLLAPVVDATARRARLQRVPYLLALAMGANAGSAMTLAGNPQNMLVAHLSGIPYRSYLVHAGPAGLVALFVSAAVLHLLFRKSLASTNDAPKSVPPPAASPRDLRLAMAIVLAVSVAFLAGANLAFTALTGAATLMLVRKRDPGALFGRVSWTVLVFFGALFIVAAAFQRTGLVEAALDSTRPYLPTDPAASIAALSGILTVGCQVVSNVPFILLAEPWIKTLPDPTLAWTVTAVASTLAGNLTLLGSVANIIVVETAGAEEEIGFWTYLRAGLPVTIASMIAAIGLLLVMR